The window CAGAAAATCAATAatgaaatttttcaaaatatgctAACCCGTTGCAAACCATTCGATTAAACCATTGCAAACCCGTTCCTATCAAAACGTAACTACACCATTATATTCATATTTTCTATTACATATGCATGATATAAACAGAGAATAATATTCTTTATGACTTTGCATACTAAAATttagtatatttaattttataataaaggtACGGTTTGGTTGTTTTAtggtttagattttggtttgcaaagtcaaatattttttattgtttatcaatttgttatattttggtAAATGCCCATAATATGCTCTTTAAAGATCATAATACGTTAAAAGATTAACACACAAAGTACACTCTAATTTGGGTTTTGATTACTGTACGTCAAAAACACATGTCTTTTTTCCCGGAAAAAGTATAAATGGGCTTTGATTACTGTTTAAAGTCCACTTTAATTTGGGTTAAATATTAGAATTGCTAGAGTTATCTAATCTAAAAAATGTGGGTTCGGTTATTTTACCAATTTTATTTGTTCCtgacaatattgttttcttgaaatatgttaaaaataattaaaaaatattgagttagtaatcaaaaaaatatttgtatagttTTATTAAACTGCCAAAATCTACACTAAACACTctaatattttaagatataatatttttaaaaccaatTTCACTGCAAAAAcacatacaaaaaaaacacaagacaACGttataatctaaaaataaacacaaaacaaaatgaaCACCAAACACCAATGTCAGAACTTACAAACCTataaaaaacatcattaattttacaacaaataaaaaaaattaaattacggAAAACATACATCCGCGCGgatgcgcgggtcaaaatctagtgttacATTAATTAAGACtctgattttataaatatatatatatatttttttttatatataaaaatattgtttaacaaaacaaaagagccgttgttttatttttattgtaatatATACAATTTCATAAAGTAAAATTTTAGGAAAAGTGTAATATAATATACCTTTTTTTGGGCAAACGTgtaatatatactttttttggGCAAACGTGTAATATAATATACCTAAGTTATGTTcttattgagttttttttttcatctaagCAAAACTGAAAACAACAGAAAAAGAAAGGTGAGCTATTGGATGTAAAAATAAATGACACAGGGGCAAACGTGATATTGGACATTTGATATGTATGGCTTTCATAGTCATTATTATCCTTGATGAAAAAAAACTTGTGATCTTTGTTGATGTTAAGACTCAACAGAAAATAAGTTAATTATcccaaacaaaattaaaacaactaataatatttttaaatgacgTGTATATACACTATATATTCAAAGATTTGTTACCAAATTTAATGTATTCAAACGGAAAGTGCCCAGCTGTTTAGGCAGAGGATTCGATCATCCAACGTCCTCAAATATCTTGTTTTGCAATCTCATCCACATGTTAATTTGCTATAAAACCATGCTCGCGTTATCTCTTCTTATCCATGccacttctcttctctttctcttgtcTTGCTGAAGTTTTGGGATCTTACACCACAACAAACAACAACCATATTTTTGTCTTATTTGTATCATTTGTCATCTTAAGGAAAGTAAAATATTGATTGATCTGAATAATGATGGGAGCCAATGATGAGAGAAGAACGCCTTTAATGAATCTTGGGGTTCAAGTGTCGATGAGAGTGTTAGCCATTGGCACTGCATTGGCCTCCATGGGGCTCACGATCACTAACCATGAAGTCGCTTCTGTTTATGGCATAAATTTTGAGGCTAAATACGACTACTCATCTGCCTTTAGGTATACTATTTTGCTCATTTTATCAAAGTGCACATACTTGTCTAATTAGtgaatttaaaaaattgatgGAATGACGCAATCATCAATCTGCGTCCGATGAAATTTCACCAAAATACATTAAAGAACGTATGGAAAATGATTAATTCACACATTCTGGtaggaaattttgaaaaaaaaatggagacgTATTAAAGAAGAGCTACCTCTCTTTTGTGACGTAGAAgaatatgtaaaataatttcATTCTTGAATATTTCAAGTCTCATTCGTTCACATCTCGTTTATTactatttcattgatttgtctCGTGTTTGCTACCACTTGAAACCTAAAGCATAGACAACCTTAAACGGTGTAACCAGAATCATTACTACGATGAGAGACACAAAGTAGATTGAGAGTGTGTATTGGCTTTGATATGTTTCGCAGGTATTTGGTGTACGCAGAAATAGCTATCGCCGGCATGACATTGTTTACACTCGTATGGGCTTGTTTAGCTGTCCGTAGAAGAGGACTTGTTTTTGCACTATTCTTCTTTGATTTGGTAATTATTctccatttttttattttctgagTATATGATATTGACTATATACATGAACGTTTTGAGATGGCCATGGCCGGTTCTGAACACTAAATATTTGCTTTAGTTCAAAAAATTCAAAGAGATATTGTACATAAAACAAAAGGGCTCCAAGTTGACCAAAGTTCTTTTTATGAAGATTAGCCTAAAAGAGTTTAATAATGTTGTACAGCTAACGACGCTGACGGCTATATCGGCTTTCTCCGCGGCCATGTCGGATGGTTACATCGGAAAGTATGGTAATACACACGCCGGTTGGCTTCCGATATGTGGCTACGTCCATAACTACTGTAACCGTGTTACTCTCTCACTTGCATTGGCCTTCGCATCTTTTCTCCTCTTGTTCATCCTTACTGTCTTAACTGCCTCAGCTGCTCGTCATTTCTAATTAACTTTCTTTACTTTTCGTATTATACATTTGCTTTTAACTCATGATTTTTCAAGCTTTCttatatacttattattataagatgaaaaatctaaagaaAGAAATTGTATGATTCCGTAAGGTGTTTATCCTTGAGACTCTTGTTACTTGTTATGTTAATTAAGTCTCGTCTTCATTTGTTTTTATCCTTTGAGACTCTTGTTACGTGCATTTCAATACTAATCAACTCCTACCAAAAAAGTGATCAGCATATGATTCAACAAGGATAAGCAAACTCCTCTCGATATTCAAATGATTGCTAGACTTCAAATTTATTGATTAGATGATTACAATATCATATTGGTGTCTTGGTTATATCTCTCCTTAACGAAATCATGTGGCAATATATTGTCCGCAATGCATCTGAGTGGGTAAATCACTTCATCGTGTGTGACACTGCAATAGCTCGAGCTTGGGCTATGCTCTTCTAAAACTCATTGAATGCTTCTCATTGATCCTCACTTTTTGTTACTGATGAGGTCTTCTCTTTGACTCCTTGGAGTTTCTTTGTTATAACGTGCCTACTGGTATTTTGATTTTCTGCAACTTTGGtgttttttgtatttgtttttattggcTTTTGGCTATGTAAGAACTACGAACCTTACGGTTGATTTAATATTACACAaagccttaaaaaaaaaacacaaacattTGTAAAATTATCAGCATTCAGCACCAAACTAATGATATTGATCTATGTTATTTTAGTCTTGTATATTTTCCTATATTTTACTATGGTTTACTATTAGgcatggccaaaaaaaaaatgaaattcgaGATCTGAATTGAATCTATATTCTATCCAAACCTAAACGGTATCCGAACACTCAGAACTACATATTATGGCTTTAATTGGTGACACCATTTTAGGGAAAAAAATGATGAATTTGTTATTCCTTCAAATTGTTACCAATTGAATTGaatgttttgtcaaattgttaATACATGGGTTCCACTATATTCATTTGTTTTCCTCATAAACGTGGAAATTCTTTAACAAATATTTTCTCCTCTAATTTTGATGAGGAACAAGtggaaaacaataattaaagaaattaaaaaaaaaacaaaaacaaaatataggaGATAAGTATAGGAACATTATAGCTCCTTGTATATAGGAGGATCTTGTATATGGTTAGAGTATATACTCTGTAGATAAGCTCTAGAGATCCTACGTGATCTCTTCTctcttgtatatatattgtactccTTTCTCTTATCAATATAACACAACCTTCACATCTCtctacatggtatcagagcgatCTTGTTAAATCAACGGATCCTCTCAaaattttcttctttctttatgCTTAAGATGGATAGTTCATCCTCTTCAATCACCACTCACGCCACCATCAACGTTGATCCACAAAACCGTATTACGGTGATCAACATGGTGAATATCACCAAACTCTCGTCAACAAACTATCTAACCTGGAGTGTGCAGATCACATCTCTTCTTCGAGGTTACGATCTCGTCAAGTTCATTGACAACACAACCATTCTACCTGCTGCAACAATCACAGTCGACGACGTTGACACGCTAAATCCTGCTCTCATTGCCTGGCAACGACAGGACAACCTTCTCTTTAGCGCACTCATGGGCACTATTGAGATCTCGCTTCAACCACTCATCGCTACATCCAAGACCACTCTTGAGGCTTGGAACACTCTCTCTTACGTATGGCAAACCTACTCGGGGCCACATCAAGCAACAACTCAAATTGTGCGTCAAAGGCAACAAAGATATCGATGCCTACATGCAGCTGATCAAAACAAAAGCCGATGCTCTTGCTCTTCTCGGCAGCCCAGTCGATGCCAAAGATCTCACTGACATCATTCTCGATGGACTCACTGATGATTACAAATCTATCATCGAGTCTATCCATGGACGTGACACTCCAATCTCATTTGCTGAACTTCATGAGAAGCTTCTGAACCGTGAAAATGCTATCGCAAGTGCTCAACCACAACCGTCTCCATTTCCGGTGACTGAAAACTACGTTCAAAATTCAAAGAACTCCAATCGTGACTGGCGCTCTCAGACTTCAAACAATCACCACAACTCCAACttcaacaaaaacaacaacaactcaGGGCGTCGTCCGTATCTTGGTAAATGCCAAGCTTGTGGAACTCAGGGACACAGTGCCAAATACTGTTCCACGTTTCGCCTTGTGCAACAACAGTCCTCGCAGTCTGCAACTTCTTCTCTGGGTTCTCAAAATGGCATACCGCGTGCCTACAACACCTCTATCATGCCTCCTGATCCCTCGTCATGGCTTCTTGACAGTGGTTCCACTCACCACATAACGTCTGATCTCGCAAACCTTGCACTGCACGCACCTTACAAAGGATCAGAAGAGGTTCTCGTTGGAAATGGTGATGGTCTTCAAATAACTCACACGGGTTCCCTTTCTCTTCCTCACTCATCTCTCTCACTTAAGAATGTTCTTACAGTACCTGAGATAGCTCGCAATTTGATTTCGGTGAAACAACTCTGTACTGACAACCTTGTGTCTGTGAAATTTTTTCCACAATCTTTTCAGGTGAAGGATCTCAGCTCGGGGGCCCAGTTAATCCGAGGAAAGACGACTAATGGTGGATATGAATGGCCAACTTCTGATGAATCTCCTGTTTTTGCTTTTTCCGCTTCAATAAAATGTCCTTTGCCAATTTGGCATTCACGGCTTGGACACCCCTCTGTTGCTACTTTAAAAACCATtgtttcttcttattctttacCGTGTTCTAATAAAGATTCATCACTCTTATGCAATGCTTGTTCAACCTCAAAGAGCCACAAAATACCTTTCTCCATTTCTTCCCTCTCTTCCACAAAACCACTTGAACTTCTATACTCCGATGTGTGGACCTCACCGGTTCACTCCATCGATGGATTCAAGTACTATGTCATTTTTGTTGACCACTATACCCACTATGTTTGGCTTTATCCATTACGAAAAAAATCAGATGTGCTTTCTGTTTTCACTCGTTTCAAAACACTTGTTGAAAAGAAATTTCAAACCCAAATAATCACTCTCTATTCAGATAACGGGGGAGAATACAATGCTATGAAAGATTTTCTTGCCACAAACGGCATCACCCATCTTACATCTCCACCCCACACTCCCCAACATAATGGCTTTGCAGAGAGACGCCATCGCCATCTTGTTGAAACAGGCTTGGCTCTTCTCTCTCACGCCTCCATACCCATTTCCTATTGGAGCTATGCACTCACTGCAGCAGCTTACCTGATAAACCGTCTCCCAACTTCCACTCTCTCCAACTCTTCTCCTTTTGAACTTCTCAATCTCTCCCCACCAAACTATACCAAGCTGCGCGTCTTTGGATGGCTTTGCTACCCATGGCTTCGACCATACACTAACCACAAACTTGATCCTCGCTCCACTCCTTGTATCTTCTTAGGCTACTCCCAAACTCAAAGTGCCTACCTTTGTCTTGACCCCTCCTCCACCAAAATTTTTATCTCTCGTCATGTTCAGTTTCATGAAACAGAATTTCCCTACAAAACTCTCAATTCCTCTTCGACATATGTTCCCTCGTCCTCTTCCACTCTTTGGTGTCCACCAATTCTTACTTCCTCTGGCCATTCGAATTCACCATCGTCAGCAGTACACTTGCCCCCGGGCTCGGGTCCTTCACAAGCGCAACAGCAAGAAGCAGTGCCTCTGTCATCAGCTCCTGTTAACTCCGCACCCGCTACGTCAGGTTCTGACACTCAGTGCCCAGCTCCTTCATCTGCCTTGCTTCCCACGCCACCAAATACACATCCCATGGTGACAAGGTCGAAAAATCACATCAACAAGCCTAACCCAAAGTTCGCCATGCTCGCAAGCTCTGATCTTGAAACATAACCAACGTCTATTGCTCAAGCTCTCAAAGATGAAAAGTGGCGCCGTGCTATGGGCTCTGAATATGATGCTCAGATCAAACATCAAACATGGGATTTGGTTCCACCAGACCCATCTCAGAAACTTGTCGGTACCAGATGGGTTCATCGAATCAAAAGACTTCCCAATGGAAACAAGCAGTACAAATCCAGATTTGTCGCAAAAGGTTATCATCAACGTCCTGGCCTCGACTATGAAGAAACCTTCAGTCCAGTAATCAAAGCTGGTACAGTTCGTCTTGTTCTCGGTCATGCTGTTGCTAATGACTGGGTTCTTCGCCAATTGGACATTAACAATGCCTTCCTTCAGGGGAAACTCGAAGAAGAGGTCTACATTGCTCAACCCGCTGGCTTTGTTGATTCTGATAAACCAACTCATGTTTGCAAACTGCGTAAAGCTCTATATGGCCTTAAACAGGCACCAAGGGCTTGGTACCAGGAGCTTCGGTCCTTTCTTCTTGACTCTGGCTTCACCAACTCACTTTCAGATGCCTCTTTATTCATCCTTAAACATCCAGATGTCACACTCTACGTTTTGGTTTATGTCGACGACATTGTCGTAACCGGTAACCAACCTGCAGCTGTTGAAACATTCATTCAACGTCTGGGTGCTCGTTTCTTTCTCAAGGACTTAGGCTCTCTAAGCTACTTTCTGGGAATTGAAGCGCATCGCACTGGTGAAGGACTTCTCCTTACTTAACAGAAGTACATCATTGATTTGTTGGCTTGCAACAATTTGCTTGACGCTAATCCAGTTTCAACTCCGATGGCTTCTAATTGTCACCTGCAACTCACCTCTGGAACACCTCTTGATGATGGTCGTGAGTACCGCACCCTTGTTGGAAGCCTGCAGTATCTCCACTTCACCAGACCAGATGTCGCCTTTGCCGTGAACAAGCTGTCACAGTTCATGCATCGACCAACGGATGAACACTGGATAGCAGCTAAACGTGTTCTTCGTTATCTCTCTGGCACTCGCAATCAAGGCATATTTCTTCGACGCAACAACACTCCGAACATTCATGCCTTCTCTGACTCTGACTGGTCCGGCAATCGGGACGATTACACGTCAACAGGAGCGTACATTTTTTATCTTGGCTCTCATCCGATGGTCTGGTCTTCTAAGAAACAAAAGACTGTTGCCCGTTCCTCCACTGAGGCTGAGTACAGGTCAGTAGCAGACACCGCAGCTGAAGTCTGTTGGGTGTCTTATCTCATGTCTGAATTGGGCATCACATCTTCGTCTCAACCTGTCATCTTTTGTGACAATGTGGGAGCTACCTATCTTGCGGCAAACCCTGTTTTTCACTCACGGATGAAGCATGTCGCGCTTGACTATCATTTCGTTCGTCAGATGGTTCAGTCCAAGTTTCTTCGAGTAACTCATGTCTCATCtaaagatcagttggctgacgCTCTCACTAAACCGCTGCCACGTCTGCGTCTACAACAACTTAGTTCCAAGATTGGGCTCTCTACCGGTCGCTCATCTTGCGGGGGCGTATAGAAGATAAGTATAGGAACATTATAGCTCCTTGTATATAGGAGGATCTTGTATATGGTTAGAGTATATACTCTGTAGATAAGCTCTAGAGATCCTACGTGATCTCCTCTctcttgtatatatattgtactccTTTCTCTTATCAATATAACACAACCTTCACATCTCTctacacaaaatatagataattCAAAAAATGGCACAAGACACTACTAAAATATTAACTCATCCATCCAAGATCAATTAACTGCATCATATACCccaaaagaagaaacaaaaaaagtttgaaCTTATCTTCTAGATTATGATTATCCTACTAACTCTATAAATACTTAAGTATTCTTCCTCCTTAGAAAATCTCATTAACGAAAGCAGAAGCAGAGGTAATAGATTTATGCTCTCtattttcttttagaaaaagtTAATTTCTATAGCTGACCAGTTATGGCGTGCAAATAGACGTGGTACACAACGCCTATAGTTGTTAAttctttattatgttttaatattcgTTTTGTGTTTTACTGTGTGGTGAGCAAAGATCAGTTTTCAAAAGTGGAGTTAACTTGTATTAGAAGTTTAAAATTTGGTTTCATTGTGCGTGTATTTTAATACTAGTTATATTCCactttaaaatatgaaaacacatgttcatctcttttttttacCATTCATGTTTACTTTTTGTTcaattcttcttttttatttttccactttattcaatttttttttcaattcaatTCAGTAAATGAAATTTTGTTCTAACttttttttcattcatttcATCTTCTACAGAGTCACCAATTAAAGACAGTTTGAGGGAACAGAAGGCGCAAAGGAAAAATTTAACAAGATACGACCAAGAACCAATATGGGCCCGTTGAAATAACTTGTATTTTAGTTTGGGCCTATCTTAGTTGCCAAAAAGGGGTGCGATCATACACTTCACAAATGTAGGACCCATACCAACATGTGCCGAAGATAGGCCTGAATCCGCAAGAATTAACCTCGGCCACATAACAGAGGGACTTCTGCTTGCGTCTTATGCAAAACGACTGTATCCGCGTCCTTTActttccaaaaaataaatatttttcttcttgaaGAGATTACACCTTATCCAATTATTGGTTGCATTAGGAGAAGCCAAATTTTCTTTGTGTCTCTGAGCTGTGTATCGAGCTACATCTCCTTCAATGGCTTCCCTATCAACCAGTTCTCTAAGCTTCAAAGCTCCCTCCATACAATCTACCAGAACTTCTCAGGTGACATTCTCCTCTGTAAACTCAATCTTtagtttatacatatatatctatTGTGACCAATAATGTTTAAAAGCCATAATCAAATAACGCAATTATTCTTGAATACTGTTAATCATCAGGTGTTAAGAAAACCCTTGAGTTTCCAGCCTATCTCCTTTGGACGTTTTCAGTCTTCAAAGAACCTTCGTCTTCAGATCAGTTGTGCTGTAAGTAAAAGATTTATTTGAACCTAAAGTTGAATTCATTATATGAGAAATGCAATAAGTTGGATTGTAACGTGTTAGCTTAATAAATACAGGCAAAACCAGAGACGGTGCAGAAAGTGAGTGACATTGTCAGGGAACAATTAGCTTTGTCTGCCGACACTGCTCTCACTGCCGAGTCCAAGTTCTCTGCTCTTGGCGCAGATTCTCTCGACACCGTATGTTATACTCTCTCTCCCTTTTCACAATAACGTGATGTTTAAGCCAAGTTTTTTTTCCATTACAATACACCTAACGGTTTTGTAACGTGATGGTTTGTTATTAGTTAAATGCGCATTCGCTGATATTATGCGGGTTGGATATGGATGCAGGTGGAGATAGTGATGGCTTTGGAGGAAAAGTTTAACATAAGTGTGGAGGAAGCTGATGCTCAAAACATTACGACGATTCAAGAGGCAGCTGATTTGATTGAGGATCTTGCTCAGAAGAAACCTGCGGCTTAAGCTTCCTAAACTATCCCGGTTTAACACAAACCGgctgtccttttttttttctcctcctTTCTGAGCTTTCTTGTTTTCAGAtcattttattgtggtttattAGACCAtgtgttattattttttgttttcttcttttggaAGTTGAGATTGGATGTTGATGATGAGAAAACTTTGGTACGTTGAGATTGATTCTTTGTGGTGATTGGTCTTTTCATGAAGCATATATAATGTGTCTTTTTTTCACAATTGAGCTTGTCTACTCCTAGACATGACATGGCTTTATCAGTTAGTTATATCTAGCTTTCCTCAAAGATTGAAAAGAAGAGTTGATTTAGGGTACCGACTTTGGTAGTATAGAGAATATGGAACAAATATAACCTAAGGTATGTAGTAGTGTCTATtcaaaataaacttaaaactaCCATGAATTTTAGTTTGGCACAGAGAATGAAGGTTAATACTTTTGGAATAGAGCTTCCATTAAAATTAGACTTGTACCTTTTGAAATGAATTTTAGTTCCTCTTGTTGGGGTTATTCTGGGCTTCATGATCTTACTTGTTCCACACTCTTCATTATCTTTCCTTAACccaaaatctattaaaacatgTTTGATTCGGTTtagacaaaaccaaaaaaaaaagacacaaagGAGTCAGTGACCATATATATTGTCAATAATAAAGAAACTTGACTGTGAGTCACCCGCATAACTGTGGGCCCCGTGAAAATCGAACTGTAGATCCTCCTCCAATCATGTCCAAAGGATAAAGATAACACTCATCACTCCAAAGGCGCCAAACAGAGTAAGCAAGGCAAGGCCACACTTCTTCTGCTTCTAGAATGCCGATTGCTCCTTCCTTGTTATCACCATCTTCCTCCGTCTCTCACTTTCTTCCTAGACTCCCCAACGCCACTAGACTCAATGTAGCCTCCCGGAGCAGAGTCGCCACCGTCGTGGCGTCATCCGTCACCGACCTAGCCGGCGTGGACAGCACGACCATCGCCGTACTCGGAGGCGGATCCGTCGCAGCTCTGGCGACGATCGTTTCGCTGACGGATCCGGAGAGGAGGCGGAAGCTGCAGGCGGAGGAAGTCGGAGGAGGAGACAAGGAGGTGGTGAGGGAGTATTTCAACAGCACGGGGTTCGAGCGGTGGAGGAAGATCTACGGAGAGACTGACGAAGTGAACCGCGTGCAGAAGGATATTCGAGTCGGCCACGCTAAGACGGTGGAGAAAACGATGCTTATGCTTACGGAGGAAGGATCGTTGGCTGGTGTCACGGTGTGCGACGCTGGATGTGGAACCGGTTTGCTCTCGATACCGCTTGCTAAGGAAGGGGCGATCGTCTCTGCTAGTGATATTTCTGCAGCTATGGTTGCAGAAGCTGAGATGAAGGTGAGCTTTGGTCTAAGTTATGAGCATTCGGTCTAATGAAATTCAATTCAGTTTAGgtttagttttgtttctttcGGTTTGGTTCAGATAACATGATTGAGAACCGGCTAATATCTATAAAAAATTCAGTCCAACTCTGTTCCTGTTTGGTTCTGATTCtgtttttgaataatttttgaTAATTCGAAGAAAACTGTTAATATAATTCaggtttttagttaaaaatatcggATAATTCAGGTTATTCCGATTAAAAATACGAGGTAATTCGGataatttccatttttttgCATTCTTGATTATGATCCTTTTCTTGTTATTAACCGATTTCAATATATGTACAGGCAAAGCAGCAGCTAGGAGGAGAGAATCTACCAAGATTTGAAGTGAATGATCTAGAGAGCCTTAGCGGGAAGTATAACACAGTGGTGTGCCTAGACGTGCTGATACATTACCCTCAGAACAAAGCAGACGGGATGATCGCACACCTGGCTTCTTTAGCAGAGAAGAGAGTGATTCTGAGTTTTGCACCAAAGACATTCTACTATGATATCTTGAAGAGGATTGGAGAACTTTTTCCAGGTCCTTCAAAGGCTACAAGGGCTTATCTACACGCAGAAGCGGATGTAGAAAGAGCATTGGGTAAGGTTGGCTGGAAAATCAGCAAGAGAGGACTCATTACCACccagttttatttttcaagGCTCATTGAAGCTGTTCCCATGTAGGTAGGTCATTCTTGTTCATATGCTGATGATTCTTTAGTGATGGATAAGGAACTATGCCGTCAGGGCAAAACTTACTCAAGAGATTTTCACAATCTTCTTGCACTCTGAGGGTGGTCACTACAAAGATGCACTTCTTCAGACCCCAGTTCATAGTTCTTACAAAATAGAGATGACTAGTCTAAACTTAGTTTTGAATactgaatattttaaattaaataaaaaatctgttAAACACACTTTGTTCTTCACATAATCACCATAAACGTTGTATTCagaaaagaagaacaaaaccaaccacacaaattaaaaaaaaaaaaatttggcatcacacaaatttaaatttaaacacAGACGTAACACACTTACTCTCCACAATAATTTCATTATCTTGTTGGTCATCATATGCTTCATCGTCCTTAATTAGAAGTTCTCTTTGTGGAAGGAGAATCTAATCTTTGTCTTCTGTGTAAATTCCAAAGCTAGACGCCTTAACTCCTTTGTCAATACTGGTGATCCACAATAGAACACTCCTGCACGATTAAATATACAAATCCATGTTTATTCTCTTCTTCTTAATCATTACTTAAATCACATGATGATATATGCTAGTGCCATATGAAGATAAGATGTAGCTTAGTGCTTGATTTGACGTGTGCTTGAGGGAGAGAGAACTTACCAACATTAGTGCCATCTGGATGATCCATGGCTATCTTGTTGTACACTTCTTCCCAATTAGGTTTGGCGAAGTGGGACTTGACCCTTGTCTCAGAGACAATGTCCTTACC of the Brassica rapa cultivar Chiifu-401-42 chromosome A03, CAAS_Brap_v3.01, whole genome shotgun sequence genome contains:
- the LOC103861525 gene encoding acyl carrier protein 4, chloroplastic isoform X1; the encoded protein is MASLSTSSLSFKAPSIQSTRTSQVLRKPLSFQPISFGRFQSSKNLRLQISCAAKPETVQKVSDIVREQLALSADTALTAESKFSALGADSLDTVEIVMALEEKFNISVEEADAQNITTIQEAADLIEDLAQKKPAA
- the LOC103861525 gene encoding acyl carrier protein 4, chloroplastic isoform X2 is translated as MASLSTSSLSFKAPSIQSTRTSQVLRKPLSFQPISFGRFQSSKNLRLQISCAAKPETVQKVSDIVREQLALSADTALTAESKFSALGADSLDTLNAHSLILCGLDMDAGGDSDGFGGKV
- the LOC103861527 gene encoding magnesium protoporphyrin IX methyltransferase, chloroplastic, which codes for MPIAPSLLSPSSSVSHFLPRLPNATRLNVASRSRVATVVASSVTDLAGVDSTTIAVLGGGSVAALATIVSLTDPERRRKLQAEEVGGGDKEVVREYFNSTGFERWRKIYGETDEVNRVQKDIRVGHAKTVEKTMLMLTEEGSLAGVTVCDAGCGTGLLSIPLAKEGAIVSASDISAAMVAEAEMKAKQQLGGENLPRFEVNDLESLSGKYNTVVCLDVLIHYPQNKADGMIAHLASLAEKRVILSFAPKTFYYDILKRIGELFPGPSKATRAYLHAEADVERALGKVGWKISKRGLITTQFYFSRLIEAVPM
- the LOC103861524 gene encoding CASP-like protein 1F1 — protein: MMGANDERRTPLMNLGVQVSMRVLAIGTALASMGLTITNHEVASVYGINFEAKYDYSSAFRYLVYAEIAIAGMTLFTLVWACLAVRRRGLVFALFFFDLLTTLTAISAFSAAMSDGYIGKYGNTHAGWLPICGYVHNYCNRVTLSLALAFASFLLLFILTVLTASAARHF